A section of the Solitalea canadensis DSM 3403 genome encodes:
- the gldD gene encoding gliding motility lipoprotein GldD has translation MNSHKLYSTALKLFINNYFLAIVMVAGCFSIVSCEQVSTPKPRGYHRIDFPKKIYKRFDEGCKFSFDIPVYANVSNDKNSDAQPCWINVNYPQFNGKLHISYHNINGDKRKLVKLTEESRGLVFKHTIKATAIDESIISDKADNVYGTYYSIDGNAASAIQFYLTDSTQHFLRAALYFSSEPKLDSIQPVLNYIKKDVDVMIKSFKWK, from the coding sequence TTGAACAGTCATAAATTGTATTCAACAGCGCTAAAGTTATTTATTAACAATTATTTTCTTGCAATTGTTATGGTTGCAGGTTGTTTTTCAATCGTTTCATGTGAACAGGTTTCTACTCCTAAACCGAGAGGATATCATCGTATAGATTTCCCCAAAAAGATCTATAAGCGTTTTGATGAAGGCTGTAAATTCTCATTTGATATTCCCGTATATGCAAATGTGAGCAATGATAAGAATTCTGATGCTCAACCTTGTTGGATCAATGTAAATTATCCTCAATTTAACGGCAAACTTCATATCAGTTACCATAATATTAATGGTGACAAAAGGAAATTAGTGAAGCTTACGGAAGAAAGCAGAGGACTTGTTTTTAAACATACCATTAAAGCAACAGCCATCGATGAAAGTATTATAAGTGATAAAGCAGATAATGTCTATGGTACTTATTATTCTATTGATGGAAATGCTGCATCGGCAATTCAGTTTTATCTAACAGACAGCACTCAACATTTTTTAAGGGCTGCATTGTATTTTAGTTCCGAACCGAAGCTAGATTCTATACAGCCGGTACTCAACTACATCAAAAAGGATGTAGATGTAATGATAAAAAGTTTTAAGTGGAAATAA